The following coding sequences are from one Marinitoga litoralis window:
- a CDS encoding radical SAM protein, with protein MYSASIFLNDLCNYKCIYCYRHIGKGEIEKNKVFDILAHLKRMNFSKISFAGGEPTLVSWNVFDVIEYAKKLGFTTELITNGTNKINFDYLDIVTIDIDSLNENMNEKLGKTKKHFIRSEKIIEEALEKGIKVKINTVVSRINVEDIEEIAYWIKTKKIYRWKVFQYLPSIGIAKINKNKLAISKKEFHEKIEKIKEIIMDWDGQFIYEDNDYMSGGYASIDPKGHFYVSIYKDGEYNTIDIGDVLDYNIEKFLSNKYINKEVFLKRSKINYMYFNSEKN; from the coding sequence GTGTATAGTGCAAGCATATTTTTAAATGATTTGTGTAATTATAAGTGTATATATTGTTATAGGCATATTGGAAAAGGAGAAATAGAAAAAAATAAAGTTTTTGATATTTTAGCTCATTTAAAAAGAATGAATTTTTCTAAAATTTCTTTTGCAGGTGGAGAACCAACATTAGTAAGTTGGAATGTGTTTGATGTAATTGAGTATGCAAAAAAATTAGGTTTTACAACTGAATTAATAACTAATGGAACAAATAAAATAAATTTTGATTATTTAGATATAGTAACTATAGATATTGATTCATTAAATGAAAATATGAATGAAAAATTAGGAAAAACAAAAAAACATTTTATAAGATCAGAAAAAATTATAGAAGAAGCTTTAGAAAAAGGAATAAAAGTAAAAATAAATACGGTAGTTAGCAGAATTAATGTAGAAGATATTGAAGAAATAGCGTATTGGATAAAAACAAAAAAAATATATAGATGGAAAGTATTTCAATATTTACCTTCTATAGGAATTGCAAAAATAAATAAAAATAAATTAGCAATTTCAAAAAAAGAATTTCATGAAAAGATAGAAAAAATAAAGGAAATAATTATGGATTGGGATGGTCAATTTATATATGAAGATAATGATTATATGTCAGGTGGATATGCATCAATAGATCCAAAAGGACATTTTTATGTTTCAATATACAAAGATGGGGAATATAATACTATAGATATAGGTGATGTTTTAGATTATAATATAGAAAAGTTTTTAAGTAATAAATATATAAATAAAGAAGTATTTTTAAAACGTTCAAAAATTAATTATATGTAT